A genomic window from Salvelinus namaycush isolate Seneca chromosome 5, SaNama_1.0, whole genome shotgun sequence includes:
- the rab28 gene encoding ras-related protein Rab-28 isoform X1 — translation MSDSEEDSQDKQLKIVVIGDGASGKTSLATRFAQEAFGKQYKQTIGLDFFLKRITLPGNLNVTLQVWDIGGQTIGGKMLDKYVYGAQGVLLVYDITNYQSFKNLEDWYGMVKKANEESDVQPVVSLVGNKNPRWLVMGNVPDPRFFAMGHVPDPRWLSMGHDPSSGWEIRLLHRETVPLFFPSLFLSLALTHVALSFFQSHAQPCTYTLSFGKFELTCSLSLPFTVMSSLAICVKQHACLPSTWYGKPFHIPLPIPLFFTAAYSAM, via the exons atGTCGGACTCAGAAGAGGACAGTCAAGATAAGCAACTTAAAATTGTAGTCATCGGAGACGGCGCATCGGGGAAG acGTCACTCGCCACCAGGTTTGCGCAAGAGGCCTTTGGGAAACAGTACAAACAGACCATTGGCCTGGATTTCTTTCTGAAGAGAATAACTCTGCCAG GCAACTTGAATGTTACCCTGCAAGTGTGGGATATTGGAGGTCAAACGATTGGAGGGAAAATGCTGGATAAATATGTCTATGGTGCTCAG GGTGTTCTTCTAGTGTACGACATTACAAACTACCAGAGCTTTAAGAATCTGGAGGACTGGTACGGCATGGTCAAGAAGGCCAATGAAGAGTCTGACGTCCAGCCTGTGGTCTCCCTGGTGGGAAACAAAA ATCCACGCTGGCTCGTCATGGGAAATGTTCCAGATCCACGCTTTTTCGCCATGGGACATGTTCCAGATCCACGCTGGCTCTCCATGGGACATGATCCCTCCTCTGGCTGGGAGATAAGACTCCTGCACCGAGAGACTGTTCctctcttttttccctctctctttctctctcttgctctcacacACGTTGCACTATCTTTCTTTCAGTCACACGCTCAGCCCTGTACTTACACACTATCTTTCGGGAAATTTGAACTAACATGTTCTCTTTCCCTGCCTTTTACAGTAATGTCTTCATTGGCTATATGTGTCAAACAACATGCGTGTTTACCTTCTACATGGTACGGCAAACCTTTTCACATACCGTTACCCATCCCACTCTTCTTCACTGCCGCCTATTCGGCCATGTGA